The DNA segment ATCCATCCATGCCTGACATGCGAATATCTGAAATTAAGACATCCGGTGTTTCTCGCTCAAGTGCTAATAGTACACTTTCGGCGTCGGCGAAGGTTTCGCAGTGTATATTGGCTGAAGATAATGTTTTTTCTAAAACCCAACGGATTGAGCTATCGTCATCGACGACCCATACAAATCCTTTACTCATATCCAAATTCCTTGCGCAAGTGTAAATAGGTTAAACAATATGAGGCATACTCCATACGTCATTAGACGGTTTGAATTGGTAGATAAATGGTGAAAACTGTATGCCCTGGCCAACTTTCAACGTCAATTTTGCCGTTGTGTTGGTCGATAATATTTTGTGAGATAGAAAGGCCTAAGCCCGTACCGCCTTCACGGCCGCTGACCATAGGATAAAAAAGTGTATCTTGCAGTTCTGCTGGTATGCCCGGGCCGTTATCCATGATTTCAATGCGTGCCACTAATTTGTGCCTTTGGCCGTGAATGTTGGCTTGGTAAACGGTGCGGGTCTTGATGGTGATGGTGCCATTAGGTTGGGGGGCTAACACTTGAGCGGCATTACTGGTGATATTTAAAAAGGCTTGCTCGACTTGATCGGCATCCATCACTATGTGCGGCATACTGGGATCGTAATCGCGTTCGATAATCACTTGATTTCCAAATTCAAGTTCCACCAATTGACGCGCTTTTTCTAGCACTTCATGTAAGTTGACCGGTGATTTTTTGCCTGGCTTTTGTGGTCCAAGTAGTCGGTCAACTAAGGCTCGCAGACGGTCTGCTTGCTCAATAATGATTTGGGTATATTCATTCAGGCTTGGGTCGGGCAACATTCGACCCAGTAATTGCGCTGCACCGCGCAGCCCACCGAGTGGGTTTTTGATTTCGTGTGCCAAGCCGCGAACTAATAATTTGGCCGCTTGTTGTTGAGCGTGTTGATTGAGCTCTTGGCTTAAGCGTCGTTGATAGTCAATTTTACGTACTTCGACCAGCAGCATTAATTGAGTTTTGTTGTCTGATTTGACTGAAAGTGGACTGGCTGTGACTTCTAGCAACATAGGCTTGCCATTGATAACAAAAGTCACGTCACTGTCGGTGATACTTTGCCCGCTTTGTAGTGGTTGAGTAAATAGCGCCAAATCCATTGAAGCGTGTTGGATCAGTTGTGCCAGTGGAATATGAATCAGACGTTTCGCGCTTTGTGAGAATAATTGTTCTGCTGCTGGGTTGGCATAATGAATGGTTAACTTTTCATCCAATAATAAGGTCGCGGTCACCATATTTCCGAGTATGGTGGTCGAGAGTTCATTAGTGTTAAAGCTACTGTGGGTCATCATGCTCAAAATCCATTTTTACGCACTAAAATGGTGCACCTGAAAGCATCAGTATGGGGCATGATAAAAATCAACACAAACAGAAAGTGTTTTTTTGTTTGTAGATAAAAGACTTATCGTGGCCTTTGCTCAATGGGGCACAGATTCAGTTCCACAATGAGGCAGTGATGCAACTATTTCACTGTTGTTCTATGCAGGTGCACAGTGATTGTTTTAGATGATGCAATAACCTTGCCGCTTTCGACAACATTGACTGAAAAAGTGTGCGTACCTCGGTCAATATTTTGCAATTCCCAAATGGCCGGAGTTTGTGGTGCACCATAAGGTTGCGTATCCATCATTAGTTGCAGTGCTTCGCTAATTCCGAGCTTACGGCTGAGTTCTCCCTGCACCGTGATATAGCCACGGCTGCTACGAATGGTTTGATCGTCCTGTAAATTGGCTAGCGTTACCGTGATGGTTT comes from the Vibrio gangliei genome and includes:
- the glnL gene encoding nitrogen regulation protein NR(II); its protein translation is MMTHSSFNTNELSTTILGNMVTATLLLDEKLTIHYANPAAEQLFSQSAKRLIHIPLAQLIQHASMDLALFTQPLQSGQSITDSDVTFVINGKPMLLEVTASPLSVKSDNKTQLMLLVEVRKIDYQRRLSQELNQHAQQQAAKLLVRGLAHEIKNPLGGLRGAAQLLGRMLPDPSLNEYTQIIIEQADRLRALVDRLLGPQKPGKKSPVNLHEVLEKARQLVELEFGNQVIIERDYDPSMPHIVMDADQVEQAFLNITSNAAQVLAPQPNGTITIKTRTVYQANIHGQRHKLVARIEIMDNGPGIPAELQDTLFYPMVSGREGGTGLGLSISQNIIDQHNGKIDVESWPGHTVFTIYLPIQTV